Proteins encoded within one genomic window of Vulgatibacter sp.:
- a CDS encoding Uma2 family endonuclease: protein MTRKEAVARIEALPERFYGEFVGGELVVSPRPASPHGHAATALTGELFGPFQRSRGGPGGWWFHIEPELHLGDDILIPDLAGWRTSRMPVVPDTPAFTLAPDWVCEVLSPSTTRVDRAAKLPAYAAAEVEWVWLVDPLARMLEVYRRAGSHWQVAHVLAGNDAVHAPPFDAAPLELAALWLPTPPPPQP, encoded by the coding sequence ATGACGCGGAAAGAGGCGGTAGCGCGGATCGAGGCGCTACCCGAGCGGTTCTACGGCGAGTTCGTCGGCGGCGAGCTGGTGGTCAGCCCCCGGCCTGCCTCGCCGCACGGCCACGCCGCCACGGCTCTCACCGGGGAGCTCTTCGGGCCCTTCCAGCGCAGTCGCGGGGGGCCAGGGGGCTGGTGGTTCCACATCGAGCCCGAGCTCCACCTCGGCGACGACATCCTGATCCCCGACCTGGCGGGATGGCGGACGAGCCGGATGCCGGTCGTGCCGGACACGCCGGCGTTCACCCTGGCTCCGGACTGGGTCTGCGAAGTCCTCTCGCCCTCGACGACTCGGGTCGACCGCGCCGCCAAGCTGCCCGCGTATGCCGCCGCCGAGGTGGAGTGGGTCTGGCTCGTCGATCCGCTGGCGCGCATGCTCGAGGTCTACCGGCGCGCGGGCAGCCATTGGCAGGTCGCGCACGTCCTTGCCGGGAACGATGCGGTGCACGCACCGCCCTTCGACGCCGCTCCTCTCGAACTCGCTGCCCTCTGGCTGCCGACGCCCCCTCCGCCGCAGCCCTGA
- the uvrA gene encoding excinuclease ABC subunit UvrA produces the protein MEPDSILIRGAREHNLKDVTLEIPKKKLVVFTGVSGSGKSSLAFDTLYAEGQRRYVESLSSYARQFLGQMEKPKYDTIRGLSPTISIEQKAASSNPRSTVGTITEVQDYLRVLFASIGVQHCPTCERPVGRQSAQQMVETILEMPAGSKVQVLAPLVQNRKGEYREVIEDAKKRGFTRMRVDGRVVDITAEKVVLDKKSKHDLELVVDRLVVKPEIRTRLTDSVETALREGKGLMILADGAAEKANDRFFSEHNACHHCGLSFGELSPQSFSFNSPLGFCQACNGLGSRPEMDPELIVPDQSLSIHGGAVAPWASGVTRGEGWTADLVEQLGKAFDIDLDKPWEKLPKKQRDLVLYGTGGKEFTVTWKDAAGSGRYKIDWEGVVNQLMRRFKNTASEQMKRYYMRFFSDKACSDCGGARLKPESRAVKIHGLAIHELARRTIGEAHGWVKDVELVGAEEQIAKELRKEILARLGFLLDVGLSYLTLDRPAGSLSGGESQRIRLASQMGSELTGVIYILDEPSIGLHQRDNGKLLATLKRLRDIGNSVIVVEHDEETMEEADWIVDFGPGAGELGGQVVAQGTPQQLMRDEQSITGAFLSGRREIEIPAQRRPGNGKFIQVLGAAEHNLKGIDVAFPLGQLVAVTGVSGAGKSTLVNKILYPALARSLHDGRTHPGRHKAITGLEYVDKVIDIDQKPIGRTPRSNPATYTKIFDSIRNVFAETPEARAFGYTPGRFSFNVKGGRCESCEGDGVKLVEMHFLPDVYVTCETCNGKRFNDATLRVRFKGKNIAEMLEMSVREALEHFSLHKEIVRGLTTLADVGLGYVKLGQPSPTLSGGEAQRIKLARELAKVGTGQTIYILDEPTTGLHFADIEKLLQVLHRLTDAGNTVVVIEHSLDVIKCADHVIDIGPEGGEGGGTLVVEGTPEQVAACPESHTGRYLAQVLEKHARRQKRRA, from the coding sequence ATGGAGCCCGATTCGATCCTCATCCGCGGCGCCCGCGAGCACAACCTCAAGGACGTCACCCTCGAGATCCCCAAGAAGAAGCTGGTGGTCTTCACCGGCGTCTCGGGCTCGGGCAAATCCTCGCTCGCCTTCGACACGCTCTACGCCGAAGGCCAGCGCCGCTACGTGGAGAGCCTCTCCTCCTACGCCCGGCAGTTCCTCGGGCAGATGGAGAAGCCGAAGTACGACACGATCCGCGGCCTCTCCCCCACCATCTCGATCGAGCAGAAGGCGGCCTCGTCCAACCCGCGCTCGACGGTGGGCACGATCACCGAGGTGCAGGACTACCTCCGCGTGCTCTTCGCCTCGATCGGCGTGCAGCACTGCCCCACCTGCGAGCGACCGGTGGGCAGGCAGTCGGCGCAGCAGATGGTCGAGACCATCCTCGAGATGCCCGCTGGCTCCAAGGTGCAGGTCCTCGCCCCGCTGGTGCAGAACCGCAAGGGCGAGTACCGCGAGGTGATCGAGGACGCGAAGAAGCGGGGCTTCACCCGCATGCGCGTCGACGGCCGCGTCGTGGACATCACCGCCGAGAAGGTGGTGCTCGACAAGAAGAGCAAGCACGACCTCGAGCTCGTCGTCGACCGCCTGGTGGTCAAGCCCGAGATCCGCACCCGCCTCACCGACTCGGTGGAGACGGCGCTGCGCGAGGGCAAGGGTCTGATGATCCTCGCCGACGGCGCTGCGGAGAAGGCGAACGACCGCTTCTTCAGCGAGCACAACGCCTGCCACCACTGTGGCCTCTCCTTTGGTGAGCTCTCGCCGCAGTCCTTCTCCTTCAACTCGCCGCTGGGCTTCTGCCAGGCCTGCAACGGCCTCGGCTCCAGGCCCGAGATGGATCCGGAGCTCATCGTCCCGGACCAGAGCCTCTCGATCCACGGCGGCGCGGTGGCCCCCTGGGCCAGCGGCGTCACCCGCGGCGAGGGCTGGACCGCCGATCTGGTCGAGCAGCTCGGCAAGGCCTTCGACATCGATCTCGACAAGCCCTGGGAGAAACTCCCGAAGAAGCAGCGCGACCTCGTCCTCTACGGCACCGGCGGCAAGGAGTTCACCGTCACCTGGAAGGACGCAGCGGGCTCGGGCCGGTACAAGATCGACTGGGAGGGCGTGGTCAACCAGCTGATGCGCCGGTTCAAGAACACCGCCTCGGAGCAGATGAAGCGCTACTACATGCGCTTCTTCAGCGACAAGGCGTGCTCGGATTGCGGCGGCGCCCGCCTCAAGCCCGAGAGCCGGGCGGTGAAGATCCACGGCCTCGCCATCCACGAGCTCGCCCGCCGCACCATCGGCGAGGCCCACGGCTGGGTGAAGGACGTGGAGCTGGTCGGCGCCGAGGAGCAGATCGCCAAGGAGCTGCGCAAGGAGATCCTCGCGCGGCTGGGCTTCCTCCTCGACGTGGGTCTCTCGTATCTGACCCTCGACCGGCCGGCGGGATCGCTCTCGGGTGGCGAGAGCCAGCGCATCCGGCTCGCCTCGCAGATGGGCTCCGAGCTCACCGGCGTGATCTACATCCTCGACGAGCCGTCGATCGGCCTCCACCAGCGCGACAACGGCAAGCTCCTCGCCACCCTGAAGCGCCTCCGCGACATCGGCAACTCGGTGATCGTGGTGGAGCACGACGAGGAGACGATGGAGGAGGCGGACTGGATCGTCGACTTCGGTCCAGGCGCGGGCGAGCTCGGCGGCCAGGTGGTGGCGCAGGGCACGCCGCAGCAGCTGATGCGGGACGAGCAGTCGATCACCGGCGCCTTCCTCTCCGGCCGCCGCGAGATCGAGATCCCGGCGCAGCGCCGGCCCGGCAACGGCAAGTTCATCCAGGTGCTGGGCGCCGCCGAGCACAACTTGAAGGGAATTGACGTCGCCTTCCCCCTGGGCCAGCTGGTCGCCGTCACCGGTGTCTCCGGCGCCGGCAAGTCCACGCTGGTCAACAAGATCCTCTACCCGGCGCTGGCCCGCTCCCTCCACGACGGGCGCACGCACCCGGGCAGGCACAAGGCGATCACCGGCCTCGAGTACGTCGACAAGGTGATCGACATCGACCAGAAGCCGATCGGCCGCACCCCGCGGTCCAATCCGGCGACCTACACCAAGATCTTCGACTCGATCCGCAACGTCTTCGCCGAGACGCCGGAGGCCCGCGCCTTCGGCTACACGCCGGGCCGCTTCTCCTTCAACGTGAAGGGCGGTCGCTGCGAGTCCTGCGAGGGCGACGGCGTGAAGCTCGTCGAGATGCACTTCCTGCCGGACGTCTACGTGACGTGCGAGACGTGCAACGGCAAGCGCTTCAACGACGCCACCCTGCGCGTGCGCTTCAAGGGGAAGAACATCGCCGAAATGCTGGAGATGAGCGTGCGCGAGGCGCTCGAGCACTTCTCGCTCCACAAGGAGATCGTCCGGGGGCTCACCACCCTGGCCGACGTGGGCCTCGGCTACGTGAAGCTCGGGCAGCCCTCCCCCACCCTCTCCGGCGGCGAGGCGCAGCGGATCAAGCTCGCCCGGGAGCTGGCGAAGGTCGGCACCGGCCAGACCATCTACATCCTCGACGAGCCCACCACCGGCCTCCACTTCGCCGACATCGAGAAGCTGCTGCAGGTGCTCCACCGGCTCACCGACGCCGGGAATACCGTGGTGGTGATCGAGCACTCCCTCGACGTGATCAAATGCGCCGACCACGTGATCGACATCGGTCCCGAAGGTGGCGAGGGGGGCGGCACGCTGGTGGTCGAGGGCACGCCGGAGCAGGTGGCGGCCTGCCCCGAGAGCCACACCGGCCGCTACCTGGCGCAGGTGCTGGAGAAGCACGCCCGGCGGCAGAAGCGCAGGGCCTGA